From the genome of Streptomyces sp. S4.7:
TGTCTGTGGTCTCCTGGTCCCGGTCGATTCACCTTGTCAGACGTGTGGGGCAGGATGGCGCCATGGCACAGCTGATCTTGCCCCCGTCGGAATCCTGGCGCCTGATCGACGCCTGGCTGGCGGCGCACGTGGCCTCCGATTTCGCACACCTCGATCCACCAGCGACACCGGACGAGATTCGACACGCAGAGCGGATTCCCGGCGCCCGAGTCCCCGGTGATCTCGCTGAGTCCCTGCAATGCCACAACGGCGTGAGCACCTGGACAACCATCCTGCCGGAGCAGTCCCCCCTCGCCTTGAACGGCATCGTGGAGCAGTGGCAGACCTGCATGGACGTCGCGGCAGAGAACGACGGACTGACCCCGCGCCCCTGGGAGGACGAGCCTTGGTGGCACCCACTCTGGGTTCCCTGGGCTGAGAGCGCCGATGGCGCGGCACAGATCATCGACCAACGTCCCGGACCTGACATGGGACGCCTCGGCTGGGCAGGCCACAGCGGTGGCGGTGACTTCACTGAATCCTGGCCCGACCTGGCGAGCCTTCTCCACGCGGTCGCGCAAGCGCTTCATCAAGGCGGAGACGTCCGCGGGCCGCACCCCTACCTCACCACGCAAGGTGGGATGTGGTGGGACGAAGAGGGCTGCCGCGAGCTGCATGGTCACCCGCTGAAGGCCGCCCCGATCGGGCTGCCCTGACTGTTCCCGTCGCAGACCGCTACCCGACTGCTCCTACTTCTCGCGGGCATTCCCAAGGTGTCTGACCCACGGTCGTTCTCACAACGCATCGACAAACGTTCTACGTGGACGTCACTGACTGGCTCCGGCCCGCGAACGAGCGCGATGTGTCCATCGGGCAGTGCCGTCAGGACGAGGCTCACTCCACGTTCTTGTCACCCTTTCCGTGGAGGCGTTGCGGAGAATGCTGTCCAACTCACCTACGAGGTACGGAGGGACCAGGTCGCGGCCCCGCACCGGGGGCGACAGGGGGCGGGGCCGCGCGCGTCGTCAGTCCGTCAGCTGTCGTGCCGCGCCCGGCGACGGCGTACGACGAGGATGGTGCCCGCGCCCGTGACGACCGCTGCGGCGGCCGCGCCCGCGATCGGGAGAGTGGGGGAGGAGGCGCCGGTCGTCGCGAGGTTGCCGCCTGTCGTGGCCGTACCGGCACCGCCGGCCGACGACGGTCCGCCCGTCGAACCCGTCGAGCCCGTCGAGCCCGTCGAGCCGGTGGAACCGCCGCTTGACCCGCCGGTCGAGCCGGAGCCACCGTCCGTGCCGCCGGTCGTACCGCCCGTCGCGCCTGTCTCCCCGCCGGTGACCTCCAGCGTGATGGGGGCCGTGTCATTGGTCTTGTCGGGGTCGAACGGCAGCTTCCTGTTGCTCAACGCCACCGAGCCCTTGGCGCCCGCCACCTTCTTGTCGATCTTCAACTTGAAGGTGAAGGTCGCCGTCTCGAGGTGTTCCTGCGGGCGGGTCGTGAGGCCGCAGTTGTACACCTTGCCCTTGGCCTTGCAGTAGAAGTCGGGCTTGACGACCGACGTTCCGGCGGGAAGCGTGACCAGGACGGAGGTCCACGGAGTCTCCGGCCTCGACCAGACCCAGCCAGGGCCGGTGTTGGTGAAAGTCACCTTCATCGTCACCGTGTCGCCGGGCTTCCCCCGCAACGCCGCGCCCGTCACCTTGTAGTCGGCCGTGTTGACCGACGTGACGGGCACCCTGAACCGGTCCGTGGACCCCGTACCCCCGGTCGGCGACTCGATCAGTTCGATCTCCGGTGCGGTGCCCGGAACCGGATTGCTGTTCTCGTCCGGTGACGGCTCGTAATCCGTGACGGTCACCCATATCTCGTCGTCGAAGGCGTGCTTCTCGGCCTTGACGGCGAACGGCTTCTGCGGCTTGTAGGCGACGCCCGGCTTCACCGCCTTGTCGAACGCGCATATCGCGATCCACCGCTCGGGCATCTCGTCGTACGCACCGACGTACTGCTTCTGGCAGTTGGAGGGAACCTCCGGGAAGGCGAGACCCCGGGTGGCGGTGTACTTGATCCACACCTTCTCGACGGTCGTGGTGCCGTTGTTCACCACGGTGACCGGCAGATCGACCGGGCTCCCCGGTTTCACTCCGGTGATCGGCTTGATGTCTCCGAGGGCCAGGGAAGGCGGCGTCTCGTCGCCCACGGCAGCGGGAGTGGCGCCCAGCGCGACAAGCCCGGCGGCACCGAGGGTGGCGATGGCGGAACGGGGGACGCGGCGTCGGTACGGCGGGGTCGGCATTGACGGAATCCTCTGTCGAGACAGCGCTGAGCGTAAGGCGTTCAGCGGAACGGCCACCTGTACCCCCTAGACACTTACCGGCCCCGAACAGTTGCACGTGTCGGGCCGGATTGGGGTAGGCGCGGTTCCTGCGGGAGGCGTACGCCTTACCGGCCCGCACACGATCGGCCCCTTCAGCGAGGCCGCCGCCCTGCTGGACGCACCTCGCCACCGCCGAGCAGCACCGGATCGGACGGAGGCGAGCCGGCCTGCTCGGATCTCGCGGATCCGGCGCTGCGGGCGGCGAAAGAAGACGCACGGCGCCACGGAGCGAACGCGTTCAGGCCCGGTGGCAGACTCTCTCGACCAGGGTCTGCCAGCTGTCCCC
Proteins encoded in this window:
- a CDS encoding SMI1/KNR4 family protein; protein product: MAQLILPPSESWRLIDAWLAAHVASDFAHLDPPATPDEIRHAERIPGARVPGDLAESLQCHNGVSTWTTILPEQSPLALNGIVEQWQTCMDVAAENDGLTPRPWEDEPWWHPLWVPWAESADGAAQIIDQRPGPDMGRLGWAGHSGGGDFTESWPDLASLLHAVAQALHQGGDVRGPHPYLTTQGGMWWDEEGCRELHGHPLKAAPIGLP
- a CDS encoding LAETG motif-containing sortase-dependent surface protein — protein: MPTPPYRRRVPRSAIATLGAAGLVALGATPAAVGDETPPSLALGDIKPITGVKPGSPVDLPVTVVNNGTTTVEKVWIKYTATRGLAFPEVPSNCQKQYVGAYDEMPERWIAICAFDKAVKPGVAYKPQKPFAVKAEKHAFDDEIWVTVTDYEPSPDENSNPVPGTAPEIELIESPTGGTGSTDRFRVPVTSVNTADYKVTGAALRGKPGDTVTMKVTFTNTGPGWVWSRPETPWTSVLVTLPAGTSVVKPDFYCKAKGKVYNCGLTTRPQEHLETATFTFKLKIDKKVAGAKGSVALSNRKLPFDPDKTNDTAPITLEVTGGETGATGGTTGGTDGGSGSTGGSSGGSTGSTGSTGSTGSTGGPSSAGGAGTATTGGNLATTGASSPTLPIAGAAAAAVVTGAGTILVVRRRRARHDS